One genomic window of Kaistia geumhonensis includes the following:
- a CDS encoding DUF1656 domain-containing protein gives MFTEVDILGVLISPFVVMMFAAWLVVTPITMATARVRLLGRMWHPGLFNLCLYVITLSLIVIHFGEHP, from the coding sequence ATGTTCACCGAGGTCGATATTCTCGGCGTCCTCATCTCGCCCTTCGTCGTGATGATGTTCGCCGCCTGGCTGGTCGTCACGCCGATCACGATGGCCACGGCGCGCGTGAGGTTGCTCGGCCGCATGTGGCATCCGGGCCTGTTCAACCTCTGCCTCTACGTCATCACCCTCTCACTCATCGTGATCCATTTCGGAGAGCATCCATGA